A genomic segment from Malus domestica chromosome 05, GDT2T_hap1 encodes:
- the LOC103428002 gene encoding cytochrome P450 94A1-like — MFLELLTFASLLLLPILFFLFKFSSHPNPKTSNLPKSYPIIGTFPSLYKNHHRRLQWFTDLLRSSPSNTFTLHHSFGRHWVVTANPTVVQHILKTNFPNYQKGEASRSTLADLLGDGIFNVDGDNWKFQRQVSSHEFNTKSLRKFVEQVVDTELSDRLIPILSASAANNSVLDFQDILQRFAFDNICRIAFGYDPDYLLPSLPEAKFAVAFDDAVQISSERFGLPHPVWKLKRALGIGSEKRLRAVVSEVREFANTIVREKKRDLSEANALESADLLSRFLSSGHSDEKFVTDIVISFTLAGRDTTSAALTWFFWLLSQNPRVEQEILKEINDTASSESAAGGGYDEVKEMVYTHAALCESMRLYPPVPVDSKQAANDDILPDGTKVKKGMKVTYHVYAMGRMEEIWGEDWAEYRPERWLERGEERGTHKKWKFVGRDTYSYPVFQAGPRICLGKEMAFLQMKRVVSGVLKRFKLVPREREGGDEPELLAYLTGKMKGGLPVTVLERA; from the coding sequence ATGTTTCTTGAGCTGTTAACCTTcgcctccctcctcctccttcccatccttttcttcctcttcaagttttcatccCACCCCAACCCCAAAACCAGCAACCTCCCCAAATCGTACCCTATAATCGGCACATTCCCATCTCTCTACAAAAACCACCACCGCAGACTCCAGTGGTTCACCGACCTCCTCCGCAGCTCCCCATCAAACACCTTCACCCTCCACCACTCTTTCGGCCGCCACTGGGTCGTCACCGCCAATCCCACCGTTGTTCAGCACATCCTCAAGACCAACTTCCCCAACTACCAAAAAGGTGAGGCTTCCCGCTCCACCCTCGCCGACCTCCTCGGCGACGGGATTTTCAACGTCGACGGCGACAACTGGAAGTTCCAGCGCCAAGTCTCCAGCCACGAATTCAACACCAAGTCCCTGCGTAAGTTCGTCGAACAGGTGGTCGATACCGAGCTCTCTGACCGCCTCATTCCGATCCTCTCCGCCTCCGCCGCCAACAATTCAGTCCTCGACTTCCAAGACATTCTCCAGCGCTTCGCTTTTGATAACATCTGTCGAATTGCTTTCGGGTACGACCCGGATTACCTCCTGCCCTCTCTGCCCGAAGCCAAATTCGCAGTGGCTTTCGACGACGCCGTGCAAATCAGCAGCGAAAGGTTCGGATTGCCGCACCCAGTGTGGAAACTCAAAAGGGCTCTCGGAATCGGGTCCGAAAAGCGCCTCCGTGCCGTGGTATCGGAAGTCCGCGAGTTCGCGAACACCATTGTCAGAGAAAAGAAGAGGGATCTGAGCGAGGCGAACGCGTTGGAGTCTGCAGATCTGCTCTCCCGGTTCTTGAGCTCCGGCCACTCCGACGAAAAGTTCGTCACCGACATCGTCATCAGCTTCACCCTCGCGGGCCGGGACACAACTTCGGCTGCTCTCACCTGGTTCTTCTGGCTGCTTTCGCAGAACCCACGTGTGGAACAAGAGATCTTGAAGGAGATCAACGACACGGCGTCGTCTGAGTCGGCGGCGGGAGGAGGTTACGACGAGGTGAAGGAGATGGTGTACACCCACGCGGCGCTGTGCGAGAGCATGAGGCTGTACCCGCCGGTTCCCGTCGACAGTAAACAAGCAGCAAACGACGATATTTTGCCGGACGGCACGAAGGTGAAGAAGGGGATGAAGGTGACGTACCACGTGTACGCGATGGGGCGCATGGAGGAGATCTGGGGGGAGGACTGGGCGGAGTACAGGCCGGAGCGGTGGCtggagagaggagaggagagagggacTCACAAGAAGTGGAAGTTCGTTGGTAGGGACACATATAGCTATCCGGTTTTTCAGGCGGGGCCGAGGATCTGTTTGGGGAAGGAGATGGCGTTTTTGCAGATGAAGAGGGTGGTGAGCGGGGTTCTGAAGAGGTTTAAGCTGGTCCCGCGGGAGAGGGAGGGTGGGGATGAGCCGGAGCTGCTGGCCTACCTCACCGGGAAGATGAAAGGCGGCCTTCCGGTCACCGTTTTGGAGAGGGCTTAA
- the LOC103435711 gene encoding probable myosin-binding protein 4 isoform X2 → MAAKGNPSVHVQKNLEGFVTILTSAACEWVLIFLLLVDGLLSYLLTKFADYCNLQKPCIFCSRFEHVIGSEKPQLYQDLLCSNHVSEFSSWFSCQIYGKHDRSGMCEDCLKSYTKKGKSNPEKHMLSGGKSDSDIGSSSSRRSMQNRKFVHSSVGARTCSCCSRPCRPRENARGLQRKSSASKPNIPLPRFSSRSRIPRRDGSKKTRDKTSGSVTTCRPGKPGWDPLPHRGHRELRISSDTDSTLRPGNFSWDPLPHVGYTKLRISSDTDSTRRAGKLGRDPLSHVGYTELKISSDTDSEIPFSDEDGGRSIIIGNEEHQKEALVDQYASEKPFKAQPNGLNPAKQSNITTNHKPSLSVPSVQPDGSKRSDIKFLGSNVASENGLDELNWQQASQNSIPYAFPELISLDDIPPSFNVVEKGFTGTSDFGDASISKNDELLRSISATDGAPIKTDLIINDPDLTKPNHTNGNAVSESAGIGKEGDSIKEQPPVKVLDRVDGEVKPAHSQSSSAQETNLSSNNTITGVQGVGDEKPVADASNSSAQESNLSSHKTSSAVLGVGDKTLVTDASKSSAQESNLSSNNTISAVCGAGDEKPVPDASNSSAHNCSLSSNNTISGVRGGGDEKQVTDASNSNPNLGLKTSWSVESLDGGYVSEIEGESIVDRLKRQVDYYRKSLKELFKELDEERNAAEIAANQAMAMITKLQEEKAAIHMEALQYLRMMEEQAEFDVDALEKANDLLAEKEKHIQDLEAELEFSNFDIPDESTMESMPMPELPAFPVLQGKSCNLKGEIDTVESTVVPGVKSDVKVTGNSTVTEVPKASNERLFSETTLLEFEDEKLYISNCLKSLERKLSEISCNGASTSMPNGGHSRKHTYDGPDQVETPRKFRLLLNGQIEEEVVLTPNDLHISNGSAAPQEGPIHSDSSDCEEEKDSDLVVLENEISDLNDRLEALETDHDFLEHMLYSLQNGQEGLQFIQEIAQQLRELRKIGAAFRNQSVP, encoded by the exons ATGGCAGCAAAGGGAAATCCATCTGTACATGTGCAGAAGAACTTAGAGGGGTTTGTAACCATTCTAACATCTGCAGCATGTGAATGGGTATTGATCTTTCTTCTGCTTGTTGACGGACTATTATCCTATCTGCTGACTAAATTTGCAGACTATTGCAATTTGCAAAAGCCTTGCATCTTTTGCTCCAGGTTTGAGCATGTTATAGGTAGTGAAAAACCTCAACTTTATCAGGATCTACTTTGCAGCAACCACGTATCTGAGTTCTCATCATGGTTCTCTTGTCAAATTTATGGTAAGCACGATCGCAGTGGAATGTGTGAAGATTGCCTCAAGTCATACACCAAAAAGGGCAAGTCCAACCCCGAAAAACACATGCTTTCGGGTGGTAAATCGGATTCTGATATTGGAAGTTCCAGTTCAAGGAGGTCCATGCAGAACAGAAAGTTTGTCCATAGTTCTGTGGGTGCAAGGACATGCTCTTGTTGCAGTAGGCCTTGTAGACCTAGAGAAAATGCTCGTGGACTACAACGAAAATCATCTGCTTCCAAACCTAATATCCCTTTGCCACGTTTTTCAAGCCGTAGTCGTATACCTCGTAGGGATGGTTCAAAGAAGACCAGGGATAAAACTTCTGGATCAGTAACTACTTGTCGTCCTGGAAAACCTGGCTGGGATCCCTTGCCACATAGAGGACACAGAGAGTTAAGGATTAGTTCTGATACTGACTCCACTCTTCGTCCTGGAAATTTTAGCTGGGATCCCTTACCACATGTAGGATACACTAAGTTGAGGATTAGTTCTGATACTGACTCCACTCGTCGTGCTGGAAAACTTGGCAGGGATCCCTTGTCACATGTAGGATACACTGAGTTGAAGATTAGTTCTGATACCGATTCTGAGATTCCATTTTCTGATGAAGACGGTGGTAGAAGCATAATTATTGGAAATGAGGAGCATCAGAAGGAAGCTTTAGTAGATCAATATGCTTCAGAAAAACCATTCAAAGCACAGCCAAATGGTTTGAATCCAGCAAAGCAGAGCAACATTACCACCAACCATAAGCCTTCACTTTCTGTTCCAAGTGTGCAGCCAGATGGTAGCAAGAGGTCTGATATAAAATTCTTAGGTTCGAATGTTGCTTCAGAGAATGGCTTGGATGAACTTAACTGGCAGCAAGCGAGTCAGAATTCCATCCCTTATGCATTCCCTGAGCTTATTTCACTGGATGATATCCCTCCATCATTTAATGTTGTTGAAAAGG GTTTTACTGGGACAAGTGACTTTGGAGATGCATCCATCAGTAAAAACGATGAGCTTTTGAGGTCTATAAGTGCAACAGATGGAGCACCTATTAAAACTGATCTTATCATCAACGATCCAGATCTTACTAAGCCAAATCATACTAATGGAAATGCTGTGTCTGAGTCAGCAGGCATTGGTAAGGAAGGAGATTCTATTAAAGAACAACCTCCAGTGAAGGTACTTGATAGAGTTGATGGGGAAGTGAAACCAGCGCACTCACAAAGTTCTTCTGCTCAGGAGACAAATTTATCATCAAATAATACAATTACAGGGGTACAAGGTGTTGGTGATGAAAAACCGGTAGCTGATGCTTCCAATTCTTCTGCTCAGGAGAGTAATTTATCATCACATAAAACAAGTTCAGCGGTACTTGGTGTTGGTGATAAAACACTGGTAACTGATGCTTCCAAATCTTCTGCTCAGGAGAGTAATTTATCATCAAATAATACAATTTCAGCGGTATGTGGTGCTGGTGATGAAAAGCCGGTACCAGATGCTTCCAACTCTTCTGCTCACAACTGTAGTTTATCATCAAATAATACAATTTCAGGGGTacgtggtggtggtgatgaaaAGCAGGTAACTGATGCTTCCAATTCTAATCCAAATCTGGGGCTTAAAACATCATGGTCAGTAGAATCTCTGGATGGAGGATATGTCAGTGAAATTGAAGGTGAAAGTATTGTTGATCGGTTAAAACGACAGGTTGATTATTATAGAAAAAGCTTAAAGGAGTTGTTTAAGGAACTAGACGAAGAAAGGAATGCCGCTGAAATTGCTGCAAATCAGGCAATGGCCATGATCACAAAGCTACAAGAAGAGAAAGCTGCAATCCATATGGAGGCCCTTCAGTACTTAAGAATGATGGAAGAGCAGGCTGAGTTTGATGTAGATGCACTTGAAAAGGCCAATGATCTCCTAGCTGAAAAGGAGAAACATATACAGGACTTGGAAGCAGAGCTAGAATTTTCTAACTTCGATATCCCAGATGAATCAACAATGGAGAGTATGCCAATGCCGGAATTGCCAGCATTCCCAGTATTGCAGGGAAAAAGTTGTAATTTGAAAGGTGAGATTGACACAGTGGAGAGTACTGTTGTTCCCGGTGTAAAAAGTGATGTCAAAGTTACTGGTAACTCAACAGTTACTGAGGTACCTAAAGCTAGCAATGAACGCCTTTTTTCTGAGACAACACTTTTAGAATTTGAAGATGAAAAGTTGTACATTTCAAATTGTTTGAAGAGCTTGGAGAGGAAGCTTTCCGAGATTTCCTGTAATGGGGCTTCTACCAGCATGCCTAACGGTGGGCATTCTAGAAAGCATACATATGATGGACCAGATCAAGTAGAGACGCCTAGAAAATTTAGGCTTCTATTAAATGGTCAGATTGAAGAGGAAGTTGTGCTGACACCGAATGATTTACACATATCTAACGGAAGTGCTGCTCCTCAAGAGGGACCAATTCATTCCGATAGCTCAGACTGTGAAGAGGAAAAAGATTCAGATTTGGTTGTTCTGGAAAACGAAATCTCAGACCTTAATGACAGGTTGGAGGCACTCGAGACTGATCATGATTTTCTTGAGCACATGCTTTACTCTCTTCAAAATGGACAGGAAGGGCTGCAGTTTATTCAAGAGATAGCTCAGCAGCTGCGAGAACTGCGAAAAATTGGTGCAGCTTTCAGAAATCAGTCTGTTCCCTAA
- the LOC103435711 gene encoding probable myosin-binding protein 4 isoform X1, whose product MAAKGNPSVHVQKNLEGFVTILTSAACEWVLIFLLLVDGLLSYLLTKFADYCNLQKPCIFCSRFEHVIGSEKPQLYQDLLCSNHVSEFSSWFSCQIYGKHDRSGMCEDCLKSYTKKGKSNPEKHMLSGGKSDSDIGSSSSRRSMQNRKFVHSSVGARTCSCCSRPCRPRENARGLQRKSSASKPNIPLPRFSSRSRIPRRDGSKKTRDKTSGSVTTCRPGKPGWDPLPHRGHRELRISSDTDSTLRPGNFSWDPLPHVGYTKLRISSDTDSTRRAGKLGRDPLSHVGYTELKISSDTDSEIPFSDEDGGRSIIIGNEEHQKEALVDQYASEKPFKAQPNGLNPAKQSNITTNHKPSLSVPSVQPDGSKRSDIKFLGSNVASENGLDELNWQQASQNSIPYAFPELISLDDIPPSFNVVEKAGFTGTSDFGDASISKNDELLRSISATDGAPIKTDLIINDPDLTKPNHTNGNAVSESAGIGKEGDSIKEQPPVKVLDRVDGEVKPAHSQSSSAQETNLSSNNTITGVQGVGDEKPVADASNSSAQESNLSSHKTSSAVLGVGDKTLVTDASKSSAQESNLSSNNTISAVCGAGDEKPVPDASNSSAHNCSLSSNNTISGVRGGGDEKQVTDASNSNPNLGLKTSWSVESLDGGYVSEIEGESIVDRLKRQVDYYRKSLKELFKELDEERNAAEIAANQAMAMITKLQEEKAAIHMEALQYLRMMEEQAEFDVDALEKANDLLAEKEKHIQDLEAELEFSNFDIPDESTMESMPMPELPAFPVLQGKSCNLKGEIDTVESTVVPGVKSDVKVTGNSTVTEVPKASNERLFSETTLLEFEDEKLYISNCLKSLERKLSEISCNGASTSMPNGGHSRKHTYDGPDQVETPRKFRLLLNGQIEEEVVLTPNDLHISNGSAAPQEGPIHSDSSDCEEEKDSDLVVLENEISDLNDRLEALETDHDFLEHMLYSLQNGQEGLQFIQEIAQQLRELRKIGAAFRNQSVP is encoded by the exons ATGGCAGCAAAGGGAAATCCATCTGTACATGTGCAGAAGAACTTAGAGGGGTTTGTAACCATTCTAACATCTGCAGCATGTGAATGGGTATTGATCTTTCTTCTGCTTGTTGACGGACTATTATCCTATCTGCTGACTAAATTTGCAGACTATTGCAATTTGCAAAAGCCTTGCATCTTTTGCTCCAGGTTTGAGCATGTTATAGGTAGTGAAAAACCTCAACTTTATCAGGATCTACTTTGCAGCAACCACGTATCTGAGTTCTCATCATGGTTCTCTTGTCAAATTTATGGTAAGCACGATCGCAGTGGAATGTGTGAAGATTGCCTCAAGTCATACACCAAAAAGGGCAAGTCCAACCCCGAAAAACACATGCTTTCGGGTGGTAAATCGGATTCTGATATTGGAAGTTCCAGTTCAAGGAGGTCCATGCAGAACAGAAAGTTTGTCCATAGTTCTGTGGGTGCAAGGACATGCTCTTGTTGCAGTAGGCCTTGTAGACCTAGAGAAAATGCTCGTGGACTACAACGAAAATCATCTGCTTCCAAACCTAATATCCCTTTGCCACGTTTTTCAAGCCGTAGTCGTATACCTCGTAGGGATGGTTCAAAGAAGACCAGGGATAAAACTTCTGGATCAGTAACTACTTGTCGTCCTGGAAAACCTGGCTGGGATCCCTTGCCACATAGAGGACACAGAGAGTTAAGGATTAGTTCTGATACTGACTCCACTCTTCGTCCTGGAAATTTTAGCTGGGATCCCTTACCACATGTAGGATACACTAAGTTGAGGATTAGTTCTGATACTGACTCCACTCGTCGTGCTGGAAAACTTGGCAGGGATCCCTTGTCACATGTAGGATACACTGAGTTGAAGATTAGTTCTGATACCGATTCTGAGATTCCATTTTCTGATGAAGACGGTGGTAGAAGCATAATTATTGGAAATGAGGAGCATCAGAAGGAAGCTTTAGTAGATCAATATGCTTCAGAAAAACCATTCAAAGCACAGCCAAATGGTTTGAATCCAGCAAAGCAGAGCAACATTACCACCAACCATAAGCCTTCACTTTCTGTTCCAAGTGTGCAGCCAGATGGTAGCAAGAGGTCTGATATAAAATTCTTAGGTTCGAATGTTGCTTCAGAGAATGGCTTGGATGAACTTAACTGGCAGCAAGCGAGTCAGAATTCCATCCCTTATGCATTCCCTGAGCTTATTTCACTGGATGATATCCCTCCATCATTTAATGTTGTTGAAAAGG CAGGTTTTACTGGGACAAGTGACTTTGGAGATGCATCCATCAGTAAAAACGATGAGCTTTTGAGGTCTATAAGTGCAACAGATGGAGCACCTATTAAAACTGATCTTATCATCAACGATCCAGATCTTACTAAGCCAAATCATACTAATGGAAATGCTGTGTCTGAGTCAGCAGGCATTGGTAAGGAAGGAGATTCTATTAAAGAACAACCTCCAGTGAAGGTACTTGATAGAGTTGATGGGGAAGTGAAACCAGCGCACTCACAAAGTTCTTCTGCTCAGGAGACAAATTTATCATCAAATAATACAATTACAGGGGTACAAGGTGTTGGTGATGAAAAACCGGTAGCTGATGCTTCCAATTCTTCTGCTCAGGAGAGTAATTTATCATCACATAAAACAAGTTCAGCGGTACTTGGTGTTGGTGATAAAACACTGGTAACTGATGCTTCCAAATCTTCTGCTCAGGAGAGTAATTTATCATCAAATAATACAATTTCAGCGGTATGTGGTGCTGGTGATGAAAAGCCGGTACCAGATGCTTCCAACTCTTCTGCTCACAACTGTAGTTTATCATCAAATAATACAATTTCAGGGGTacgtggtggtggtgatgaaaAGCAGGTAACTGATGCTTCCAATTCTAATCCAAATCTGGGGCTTAAAACATCATGGTCAGTAGAATCTCTGGATGGAGGATATGTCAGTGAAATTGAAGGTGAAAGTATTGTTGATCGGTTAAAACGACAGGTTGATTATTATAGAAAAAGCTTAAAGGAGTTGTTTAAGGAACTAGACGAAGAAAGGAATGCCGCTGAAATTGCTGCAAATCAGGCAATGGCCATGATCACAAAGCTACAAGAAGAGAAAGCTGCAATCCATATGGAGGCCCTTCAGTACTTAAGAATGATGGAAGAGCAGGCTGAGTTTGATGTAGATGCACTTGAAAAGGCCAATGATCTCCTAGCTGAAAAGGAGAAACATATACAGGACTTGGAAGCAGAGCTAGAATTTTCTAACTTCGATATCCCAGATGAATCAACAATGGAGAGTATGCCAATGCCGGAATTGCCAGCATTCCCAGTATTGCAGGGAAAAAGTTGTAATTTGAAAGGTGAGATTGACACAGTGGAGAGTACTGTTGTTCCCGGTGTAAAAAGTGATGTCAAAGTTACTGGTAACTCAACAGTTACTGAGGTACCTAAAGCTAGCAATGAACGCCTTTTTTCTGAGACAACACTTTTAGAATTTGAAGATGAAAAGTTGTACATTTCAAATTGTTTGAAGAGCTTGGAGAGGAAGCTTTCCGAGATTTCCTGTAATGGGGCTTCTACCAGCATGCCTAACGGTGGGCATTCTAGAAAGCATACATATGATGGACCAGATCAAGTAGAGACGCCTAGAAAATTTAGGCTTCTATTAAATGGTCAGATTGAAGAGGAAGTTGTGCTGACACCGAATGATTTACACATATCTAACGGAAGTGCTGCTCCTCAAGAGGGACCAATTCATTCCGATAGCTCAGACTGTGAAGAGGAAAAAGATTCAGATTTGGTTGTTCTGGAAAACGAAATCTCAGACCTTAATGACAGGTTGGAGGCACTCGAGACTGATCATGATTTTCTTGAGCACATGCTTTACTCTCTTCAAAATGGACAGGAAGGGCTGCAGTTTATTCAAGAGATAGCTCAGCAGCTGCGAGAACTGCGAAAAATTGGTGCAGCTTTCAGAAATCAGTCTGTTCCCTAA
- the LOC103435700 gene encoding iron-sulfur protein required for NADH dehydrogenase, mitochondrial-like produces the protein MRGLLKSFTRVGGGVRGYSSARKDLRIEGVKHAIAVASGKGGVGKSTTAVNLAVALANKCQMKVGLLDADIYGPNVPIMMKLDRKPEVTDDKKMIPIESYGVKCMSMGLLVDKDAPLVWRGPMVSSALEKMTRGVNWGNLDILVVDMPPGTGDAHITVSQRLQLSGALIVSTPQDVALMDARRGINMFSKVEVPILGIVENMSYFKCPHCAECSFIFGEGGSRKTATEMDLDFVGEIPLEVGIRKGSDNGVPIVISAPDSDVSKAYVDVARKVVDRLAKEEQSRPQISL, from the exons ATGAGGGGACTGCTCAAATCCTTCACT AGGGTTGGAGGAGGTGTTAGGGGTTATAGCTCGGCGAGGAAGGACCTTCGGATTGAGGGGGTTAAGCATGCCATTGCTGTCGCTTCTGGTAAAGGCGGTGTGGGAAAGTCCACCACTGCAG TTAATCTGGCTGTTGCACTTGCTAACAAGTGCCAGATGAAGGTTGGCTTGCTTGATGCTGACATATATGGACCAAATGTTCCCATAATGATGAAGCTCGACAGAAAGCCAGAAGTGACTGAcg ATAAAAAAATGATTCCAATCGAGAGCTATGGAGTCAAGTGTATGTCAATGGGACTTCTTGTGGATAAGGATGCCCCACTTGTTTGGAGAGGTCCtatg GTATCAAGCGCTCTTGAAAAAATGACTAGGGGGGTTAACTGGGGAAATCTTGATATTCTTGTGGTAGATATGCCTCCTGGCACTGGTGATGCTCATATAACTGTATCCCAAAGGCTGCAATTATCAG GTGCATTGATTGTTTCAACGCCTCAAGATGTAGCATTAATGGATGCCCGTAGAGGAATTAACATGTTCTCTAAAGTCGAAGTTCCT ATTTTGGGAATTGTAGAGAACATGAGCTATTTTAAGTGTCCACACTGTGCCGAATGTTCGTTCATTTTTGGGGAAGGAGGATCTCGTAAGACGGCAACTGAGATGGATTTGGACTTTGTTGGCGAG ATACCGTTGGAAGTAGGGATCAGAAAGGGCTCCGACAATGGCGTGCCAATAGTAATATCAGCTCCTGATTCTGATGTCTCGAAGGCATATGTGGATGTGGCTCGGAAAGTTGTAGACAGATTGGCAAAGGAAGAACAATCCCGTCCACAGATTTCCCTTTAA
- the LOC114819135 gene encoding fructokinase-1-like, translating into MHHCIVTLNPPIPHHVSSPHSHLIFPHSPRLTQSQSHLIFAPVCVRAHSVSNRTARALDVSVSKHSPNSSGPNGSVHDWKPKTVGVKNVDVATLGNLCVDIVLSVPKLPPPDVRDRKAYMDLLSASPPDKQYWEAGGNCNMAIAAARLGLHCIAIGHVGNEVYGQFLLDVLQDEGISMVGMSDNNTNVDSSAASYETLLCWVLVDPLQRHGFCSRADFSKEPAFSWMSKLSAQVKTAIKQSKILFCNGYGFDELSPGVIAAAVEYAVEAGTSIFFDPGPRGKSLSAGTTEEREALNLLLRMSDVLLLTSDEAESLTGIKNPVLAGQELLKQGVLTKWVIVKMGPRGSILITRSSISCAPAFEVNVVDTVGCGDSFVAAIAYGFIHNMPKVNTLAVANAVGAATATGCGAGRNVANLEKVIELISASNLKQDDKFWNELIDENFGVEEITSLSNLVVDGSDNRLNCVSLQKVVSELLPKLKSAQFKRKVPF; encoded by the exons atgCATCACTGCATCGTAACCCTGAATCCCCCAATCCCACACCATGTATCCTCCCCTCACTCCCACCTGATATTTCCCCACAGCCCCAGGCTGACCCAATCCCAATCCCACCTCATTTTCGCGCCAGTTTGCGTTCGCGCCCATTCCGTCTCCAACCGCACCGCCAGAGCGCTCGATGTTTCCGTCTCCAAACACTCCCCTAACTCCAGCGGCCCCAATGGCTCCGTGCACGATTGGAAGCCAAAGACCGTCGGCGTTAAAAACGTAGATGTTGCTACTCTCGGCAATCTCTGCGTGGATATCGTCCTCAGTGTGCCCAAATTGCCCCCGCCCGATGTCCGCGACCGCAAAGCTTACATGGACCTGTTATCCGCCTCCCCGCCGGATAAG CAATACTGGGAAGCTGGTGGAAACTGCAATATGGCCATAGCAGCTGCAAGACTAGGACTTCATTGCATTGCGATTGGGCATGTGGGTAACGAAGTATATGGACAGTTCCTTTTAGATGTTCTTCAAGATGAAGGAATTAGCATGGTTGGAATGAGTGACAACAATACCAATGTTGACAGTTCAGCTGCATCATATGAAACACTTTTGTGCTGGGTTCTTGTCGATCCATTGCAAAGACATGGTTTTTGCAG CCGAGCTGATTTCAGTAAGGAGCCTGCATTCAGTTGGATGAGCAAATTATCTGCACAAGTAAAGACTGCTATAAAACAGTCAAAGATTCTGTTCTGCAATGGTTATGGCTTTGATGAACTCTCTCCAGGTGTAATAGCTGCAGCTGTAGAGTATGCCGTCGAAGCTGGTACATCAATTTTCTTCGACCCTGGACCACGTGGTAAAAGCCTTTCTGCTGGTACAACAGAAGAACGCGAAGCACTTAACCTGTTGTTGAGGATGAGTGATGTTCTTCTTCTAACTTCTGATGAG GCTGAGTCATTGACGGGCATTAAAAACCCAGTATTAGCAGGGCAGGAGCTGCTCAAGCAAGGGGTGCTCACAAAATGGGTGATTGTCAAAATGGGTCCAAGGGGTTCAATTCTAATAACTAGGTCAAGTATTTCTTGCGCACCAGCGTTTGAG GTAAATGTCGTAGACACTGTTGGGTGTGGAGATAGTTTCGTGGCTGCGATTGCATATGGTTTTATCCACAATATGCCGAAGGTTAACACATTAGCAGTTGCAAATGCTGTAGGTGCTGCAACCGCCACAGGTTGTGGTGCCGGTAGGAATGTGGCAAACTTGGAGAAAGTAATAGAACTGATAAGTGCATCTAATCTCAAGCAGGATGACAAATTTTGGAATGAGTTAATTGATGAAAATTTTGGTGTCGAGGAAAttacatctctctcaaatttggtCGTAGATGGAAGTGACAACCGGTTAAATTGTGTATCCTTGCAGAAGGTGGTATCCGAATTGCTTCCTAAGCTTAAATCTGCACAGTTCAAAAGAAAAGTGCCTTTTTGA